A window of the Isosphaera pallida ATCC 43644 genome harbors these coding sequences:
- a CDS encoding ABC transporter ATP-binding protein — protein sequence MTIEPGATTPEPALVLREVRKTYANGFEALKGVSFTVQPGDFLALLGPNGAGKTTLIGILTSLVRKTAGTVAIFGIDIDRDFPRARSLVGVVPQEFNCNFFETVSNVVLHQAGYYGVPRREARRRLQPILERLNLWDKRNEVSRTLSGGMKRRLMIARALIHRPRLLILDEPTAGVDLELRYAMWDHLREINQAGVTIILTTHYLEEAELLCNKLAIINEGRLVESGDVKSLLRRLKVQTYLLDLAEPVAAGVVAAARELGGYALKAIDPNTVEAELVEGQNLPRLLAALDRHGFEVVSLKNKTNRLEELFLRLVRAPREDGARSRA from the coding sequence ATGACGATCGAACCCGGCGCGACGACGCCGGAGCCGGCCTTGGTATTACGTGAGGTGCGGAAAACTTACGCGAACGGGTTCGAGGCGCTCAAGGGGGTAAGTTTCACAGTTCAGCCCGGCGACTTTCTGGCGTTGCTCGGACCCAACGGAGCGGGCAAGACCACGCTGATCGGGATTCTGACCTCGCTGGTGCGGAAAACGGCCGGGACAGTCGCGATTTTCGGTATCGACATCGACCGGGACTTTCCCCGCGCCCGTTCGCTGGTGGGGGTCGTGCCGCAGGAGTTCAACTGCAACTTCTTCGAGACCGTGTCCAACGTCGTGTTACACCAGGCCGGTTATTATGGGGTGCCCCGTCGCGAGGCGCGTCGGCGTCTCCAACCGATTTTGGAGCGTCTTAATCTCTGGGACAAGCGGAACGAGGTTTCCCGCACCCTCTCCGGCGGCATGAAGCGCCGGCTTATGATCGCCCGCGCGCTGATCCATCGGCCCAGGCTGCTGATTCTGGACGAACCGACCGCGGGGGTGGATTTGGAACTGCGTTACGCGATGTGGGACCACCTGCGCGAGATCAACCAAGCCGGGGTGACGATCATCTTGACCACCCACTACCTCGAAGAGGCCGAACTGCTCTGCAATAAGTTGGCGATCATCAACGAGGGTCGTCTCGTCGAGTCCGGTGACGTCAAATCGCTGCTGCGGCGGCTCAAGGTGCAAACCTATCTGCTGGACCTCGCCGAACCGGTCGCCGCCGGCGTCGTCGCCGCGGCGCGAGAGTTGGGCGGCTATGCCCTCAAAGCGATCGACCCCAATACCGTCGAAGCCGAACTGGTCGAGGGCCAAAACCTCCCCCGTCTCCTGGCAGCGCTGGATCGTCACGGCTTCGAGGTGGTCAGCTTGAAAAACAAAACAAATCGACTTGAAGAACTGTTTCTTCGTTTGGTGCGTGCCCCCCGCGAGGATGGGGCGCGTTCGCGGGCGTGA
- a CDS encoding ABC transporter permease yields MDRQAQFIAFWTIFSKEVQRFFRIWPQTLLPSAITTTLYFVVFGSLIGSRIGDMDGTPYVAFIVPGLIMMSVVNNSYTNVVSSFFSAKFQKHIEELLVSPTPNWIILWGYVAAGMMRGLICAAIVTAIALVFTDLGVHAPLTTIAVTILAALVFSLGGFVNAMLARKFDDVSFFPTFVLTPLTYLGGVFYTIDLLPPFWRTVSLFNPILHLVNTLRYGILGVSDVSRYLAFGVLAVVLVVTHTIALVMLERGTGLRS; encoded by the coding sequence ATGGATCGTCAGGCCCAATTCATTGCGTTCTGGACCATCTTCTCCAAGGAAGTTCAGCGCTTCTTTCGCATTTGGCCTCAGACCCTGCTCCCCTCGGCGATCACCACTACCCTCTACTTCGTCGTCTTCGGCAGTTTGATTGGTTCGCGGATCGGCGACATGGACGGCACCCCCTACGTCGCCTTCATCGTGCCCGGTCTCATCATGATGTCAGTCGTGAATAATTCCTACACCAATGTGGTCTCTTCCTTCTTCAGCGCCAAGTTTCAGAAACATATCGAAGAGCTTTTGGTCTCGCCGACCCCCAATTGGATCATCTTATGGGGCTATGTGGCCGCTGGCATGATGCGTGGTTTGATCTGCGCGGCGATCGTCACAGCGATCGCCCTGGTCTTCACCGATTTGGGAGTCCACGCTCCCCTGACCACGATCGCCGTAACGATCCTGGCGGCTCTGGTCTTTTCGCTGGGCGGCTTTGTCAACGCGATGCTCGCCCGCAAGTTCGATGACGTGTCGTTCTTTCCCACCTTCGTGCTGACACCGTTGACCTACCTGGGTGGGGTCTTCTACACGATCGACCTGTTGCCGCCATTTTGGCGGACGGTCTCGCTGTTCAACCCGATCCTCCACCTGGTCAACACCCTGCGCTATGGCATCCTCGGGGTTTCGGACGTTTCCCGCTATCTCGCTTTCGGCGTCCTCGCGGTCGTGTTGGTGGTGACGCACACCATCGCGCTGGTCATGCTCGAACGCGGCACCGGGTTGCGATCCTGA
- a CDS encoding DUF1553 domain-containing protein, translating into MPGVFSASVPAHATEPPAQAQAAATLEQITFFETKIRPVLAQHCYRCHGPTKEWNGLRLDSRERMLKGGDLGPAVVPGAPGESLILAALSHDPELDLKMPPDQPPLDQAIVEDFKLWISQGAPWPAVPPADASTNQPHWAFQPIVKPTVQTQPGQSPIDALIERQLASRGLVPAPRADKRTLIRRATFDLTGLPPTPEEIDAFLADESPDAFAKLVDRLLASPRYGEKWARYWLDVARYADTKGYVFQEERRYPYAYTYRDYVVEAFNRDVPIDRFFVEQIAADRLVKPDSGNNRALAALGFLTVGRRFLNNQHDIIDDRIDVISRGMLGLTVACARCHDHKYDPISTAEYYGWYGVLSSSFEPDDLPILDTTNTSDLAQRADYERQIAEQRQRVSNRVEEIRQAKLKDLRDRAGLYFRAALDIDFNPNHSRLDATARARQLSPELLRQVADRGGRCLDAAAQDETDPLAGLVALVDGLKARRCADPADAPRTLDDALAQQVPTWAGDLFADRAAITTLEQVRDRLGEAVQNLANRAETDQADEATRAAWDVLRVQPDGPFNISPDQTRAVFNRAEREEVRRLEQRIAVIQAEHPGAPARAMVLVDKPDPGDARILIRGNPGRPGDLVPRRFLSILAGPNAPPFRDGSGRLELARAIVDPANPLTARVFVNRVWAWRFGTGLVDTPSDFGMRSEPPSHPELLDFLAASFIESGWSLKTLHRAMMLTETYQRAPVHPDPKACEAADPDNRLLWRFPRRRLLFEEMRDALLAVAGRLDDTIGGKPVSIVSQPFSTRRTLYGFIDRQNLEGIYRTFDLPDPNISAARRFVTTVPQQALALMNGPFLIEQARYLAGTLDPNAPVEDRIRYLSRCVLGREPTPRELDLAVAFVTRHDESTAERDDPRGPWRYGFGALNNATYAPAIRTARFEELPHFDADASAWRLGSDYPLNGDYLMLNAQGGHVGPTRDRSAIRRWIAPTDGLFLINGVLKHSSNQGDGVRGQVVSSRLGRLGEWTVHNGEVRTRLPVVVVLKGDTLDFVVDCRDGHAFDSFEWAPVIRRMPGKLGLWDAARDFRGPQPPPADLWTQYVQVLMMSNEFHFID; encoded by the coding sequence ATGCCAGGCGTGTTCTCTGCGTCAGTCCCGGCCCACGCGACCGAACCCCCAGCTCAGGCTCAGGCTGCCGCCACGTTGGAGCAGATCACGTTTTTCGAGACCAAAATTCGCCCAGTGCTGGCCCAACATTGTTACCGATGCCACGGCCCCACCAAGGAGTGGAATGGTCTACGGCTGGACTCGCGGGAACGGATGCTCAAAGGCGGCGATCTCGGCCCTGCCGTGGTGCCCGGCGCTCCCGGCGAAAGCCTGATTCTGGCCGCGCTTTCCCACGATCCCGAGCTCGACCTCAAAATGCCGCCCGACCAGCCCCCGCTGGACCAGGCGATTGTGGAGGACTTCAAACTCTGGATCAGCCAGGGCGCGCCGTGGCCCGCTGTGCCTCCCGCCGACGCCTCGACCAACCAACCCCATTGGGCCTTTCAACCGATCGTCAAGCCCACGGTGCAGACACAGCCAGGCCAGTCGCCCATCGACGCTTTGATCGAACGGCAACTCGCCTCCCGCGGACTCGTCCCTGCTCCCCGCGCTGACAAGCGGACCCTCATCCGCCGCGCTACCTTCGACCTGACCGGCTTGCCGCCTACTCCCGAGGAAATCGACGCCTTCCTCGCCGACGAGTCACCCGACGCCTTCGCCAAGCTGGTCGATCGTCTGCTGGCCTCCCCCCGCTACGGCGAGAAATGGGCTCGCTATTGGCTCGACGTGGCCCGCTACGCCGACACCAAAGGCTACGTCTTCCAAGAAGAACGGCGGTATCCATATGCGTATACCTACCGGGATTACGTCGTGGAGGCATTCAACCGCGACGTGCCCATCGACCGCTTCTTCGTCGAACAAATCGCTGCCGATCGCCTCGTCAAGCCCGACTCCGGCAACAACCGCGCCCTAGCAGCGCTGGGGTTCCTAACGGTCGGACGCCGTTTTCTCAATAATCAACATGACATCATTGATGATCGCATCGACGTTATCAGCCGTGGGATGCTTGGTCTGACCGTCGCTTGCGCCCGCTGTCACGATCACAAGTACGACCCGATTTCCACCGCCGAGTATTACGGCTGGTACGGCGTCTTGAGCAGCTCGTTCGAACCGGACGACTTACCGATCCTCGACACGACCAACACTAGCGACTTGGCGCAGCGGGCCGACTACGAGCGTCAAATCGCCGAGCAACGCCAGCGCGTCTCAAACCGAGTTGAAGAGATCCGCCAGGCCAAGCTCAAAGACTTGCGCGATCGGGCCGGCCTCTATTTTCGGGCGGCCTTGGACATCGACTTCAACCCGAACCATAGCCGCCTTGATGCCACCGCCCGCGCCCGCCAACTGTCCCCAGAACTGCTCCGCCAGGTCGCCGACCGGGGCGGGCGTTGTCTCGATGCGGCCGCTCAAGATGAAACCGATCCTCTAGCCGGTCTAGTCGCCCTGGTGGATGGTCTGAAGGCCCGTCGCTGCGCTGATCCCGCCGATGCTCCCCGCACCCTCGATGACGCCCTGGCGCAGCAGGTTCCCACCTGGGCGGGCGACCTCTTCGCGGATCGCGCGGCGATCACTACGTTGGAACAAGTCCGTGACCGTTTGGGCGAGGCGGTCCAAAACCTGGCCAATCGCGCCGAGACCGACCAGGCCGACGAAGCAACGCGGGCCGCGTGGGATGTGTTGCGGGTCCAACCCGACGGCCCATTCAACATCTCCCCCGACCAGACCCGCGCGGTCTTCAACCGGGCCGAACGCGAGGAGGTCCGGCGTCTCGAACAACGCATCGCGGTCATTCAAGCCGAACATCCCGGCGCGCCGGCCCGCGCGATGGTGTTGGTAGACAAGCCGGATCCGGGCGATGCCCGCATTCTTATCCGCGGCAATCCGGGACGACCTGGCGACCTGGTTCCCAGGAGGTTCCTCAGCATCCTGGCAGGTCCGAACGCCCCGCCATTTCGCGACGGCTCAGGACGCCTCGAACTGGCCCGCGCCATCGTCGATCCCGCTAACCCCCTGACCGCCCGCGTCTTCGTCAATCGAGTCTGGGCCTGGCGGTTCGGCACCGGACTCGTGGACACTCCCTCCGATTTCGGAATGCGTTCTGAGCCCCCCAGCCATCCTGAACTGCTCGACTTCCTGGCCGCCTCATTCATCGAGTCCGGTTGGTCGCTCAAAACGCTTCATCGCGCGATGATGCTCACCGAGACTTATCAACGCGCCCCGGTCCATCCCGATCCCAAGGCGTGCGAGGCGGCAGACCCAGACAACCGCTTGTTGTGGCGGTTCCCCCGTCGTCGCTTGCTCTTCGAGGAGATGCGCGACGCCCTGCTCGCGGTCGCCGGCCGTCTGGATGACACCATCGGCGGCAAGCCGGTATCGATCGTCTCGCAACCCTTCTCGACCCGCCGCACCCTCTATGGCTTCATCGACCGCCAGAACCTCGAGGGCATCTATCGAACCTTCGACTTGCCTGACCCCAACATCTCAGCGGCGCGACGATTCGTCACCACCGTCCCCCAACAGGCCCTGGCGCTGATGAACGGCCCGTTTCTGATCGAACAGGCCCGTTATCTGGCCGGCACGCTTGACCCGAACGCCCCCGTCGAGGACCGAATTCGCTACCTGTCGCGTTGCGTCCTGGGACGCGAACCCACCCCCCGCGAGCTCGATCTGGCGGTCGCCTTTGTCACTCGGCACGATGAGTCCACCGCCGAGCGAGACGATCCCCGCGGCCCTTGGCGTTATGGCTTCGGCGCGCTCAACAACGCGACCTACGCCCCTGCCATCCGCACAGCCCGCTTCGAGGAACTGCCTCACTTCGACGCTGACGCCTCGGCCTGGCGTCTGGGGTCAGACTATCCCCTCAACGGGGATTATCTCATGCTCAACGCCCAAGGCGGCCACGTCGGCCCCACCCGCGACCGGTCCGCAATCCGCCGCTGGATCGCCCCAACCGACGGCCTATTCTTGATCAACGGCGTCCTGAAGCACTCCTCCAACCAGGGGGACGGCGTTCGCGGTCAAGTGGTCTCCTCGCGTCTGGGACGCTTGGGCGAATGGACCGTCCACAACGGCGAGGTCCGCACCCGTCTGCCTGTGGTGGTTGTTCTCAAGGGCGACACCCTTGACTTCGTGGTGGACTGCCGGGACGGTCACGCCTTCGACTCCTTCGAGTGGGCTCCGGTCATTCGTCGCATGCCCGGCAAGTTAGGCCTCTGGGATGCCGCCCGCGACTTCCGAGGGCCTCAGCCGCCTCCTGCCGACCTTTGGACTCAATATGTGCAGGTGCTGATGATGTCCAACGAGTTCCACTTCATCGACTAA
- a CDS encoding DUF1501 domain-containing protein, with protein sequence MNPSESFDAQGLSRPDPHRGHRPRWEHLALTRRQLLQRCGMGMGALALGSVLAEATGLASTPAARGDQLNRGVNPLLPKSPHFAPKAKRVVHLFMNGGPSHVDTFDPKPELARLAGKELPKTLATERKTGAALPSPFKFAKRGQSGIEVSELFTRTAEHIDDICVIRSMHADVPNHEPSLMLMNCGDARQVRPSLGSWTLYGLGTENQNLPGFIVMCPGGYPISESQNWQNGFLPGIYQGTYLDPNHTDLEKLIENIRHNHITTQDQRAQLDLLAQLNAAHRDARQAEADLEARIQSFELAFRMQLEAEDAFDVSREPEWIREEYGPGVHARQLLITRRLLERGVRFVQLWHGAGQPWDNHDDLEVNHRRLARQCDQAIGAFLADLKRRGLFEDTLVIWGGEFGRTPTVELPTPGANAGKVNGRDHNHYGFTMWLAGGGVKGGHVHGATDEFGFQAVEDKVHVHDLHATILHLLGFDHERFTYRHAGRDFRLTDVHGHVVKGILA encoded by the coding sequence ATGAACCCCTCCGAATCGTTCGACGCCCAAGGTCTGTCGCGTCCCGACCCGCATCGGGGGCACCGACCGCGTTGGGAACACCTTGCCCTAACCCGTCGGCAATTGCTTCAACGTTGCGGGATGGGGATGGGCGCTTTGGCGTTGGGAAGCGTCTTGGCTGAGGCCACTGGGCTTGCTTCCACACCGGCGGCACGGGGCGACCAACTCAACCGCGGAGTCAATCCCCTTTTGCCTAAGTCGCCCCACTTCGCTCCCAAAGCCAAACGGGTTGTTCACTTGTTTATGAACGGTGGCCCCTCGCATGTGGACACCTTCGACCCCAAGCCTGAACTGGCTAGGCTGGCGGGCAAGGAGTTACCCAAGACCTTGGCGACTGAACGCAAAACCGGCGCGGCGCTGCCGTCCCCCTTCAAGTTCGCCAAACGCGGCCAAAGCGGCATCGAAGTCTCCGAATTGTTCACCCGCACTGCCGAGCATATCGACGACATCTGCGTGATCCGCTCGATGCACGCCGACGTACCTAACCATGAGCCGTCACTGATGCTCATGAATTGTGGTGACGCGCGCCAGGTCCGCCCAAGCCTAGGCAGCTGGACTCTCTACGGCCTGGGCACTGAGAACCAAAATTTGCCCGGCTTCATCGTGATGTGTCCGGGGGGCTATCCGATTTCCGAGTCGCAGAACTGGCAAAACGGGTTCCTTCCCGGCATCTACCAAGGCACCTACCTTGACCCCAACCACACCGACTTGGAAAAACTGATCGAAAACATCCGACACAACCATATCACGACTCAAGACCAACGAGCGCAGCTTGACCTGTTGGCCCAACTCAACGCCGCCCATCGCGATGCGCGTCAGGCCGAGGCCGACCTCGAGGCCCGCATTCAATCCTTCGAATTGGCGTTCCGAATGCAACTCGAAGCCGAGGACGCCTTCGACGTCAGCCGCGAGCCGGAATGGATCCGCGAGGAATACGGACCCGGCGTTCACGCCCGCCAACTGCTGATCACCCGCCGCCTGCTGGAACGCGGGGTCCGGTTCGTCCAACTTTGGCACGGTGCCGGTCAACCCTGGGACAACCACGACGACCTCGAAGTGAACCACCGTCGTCTGGCGCGTCAGTGCGATCAGGCCATTGGTGCGTTCCTCGCCGACCTCAAGCGGCGGGGACTCTTCGAGGACACCTTGGTGATCTGGGGGGGCGAATTCGGCCGCACCCCCACCGTCGAACTGCCCACGCCTGGTGCCAACGCCGGCAAGGTCAACGGACGTGACCATAACCACTATGGCTTCACCATGTGGCTGGCCGGTGGCGGCGTCAAGGGGGGGCATGTCCACGGCGCGACCGACGAATTCGGTTTTCAGGCGGTCGAGGACAAAGTGCATGTCCACGACCTCCACGCCACTATTCTACATCTGTTGGGATTTGACCATGAACGGTTCACCTACCGACACGCTGGCCGCGACTTCCGATTAACCGACGTTCACGGCCACGTCGTCAAGGGAATCCTCGCCTAA
- a CDS encoding class I SAM-dependent methyltransferase produces MAYDKRQATEEFTRWSRSYDRGVLQPLLFAPSRRALGARLAQRFGSKPFRLLDVGCGTGQFVAEVRDRFPHAEVVALDLVRGMLERGRERWERIGDRVRPVQGDGERLPFVDQTFDVITCANSFHHYPHQDQAIREMQRVLKPGGRLILLDGYRDAPWGWFIYDVCVTAVEGAVLHCSRKRMRHLYHQAGLEMIEQRIHRGPAPFLVSEGRRPVSAIPAPHTANAARATAESQARNRV; encoded by the coding sequence ATGGCATACGACAAGCGGCAGGCAACCGAGGAATTCACCAGATGGAGCCGCAGTTACGACCGCGGCGTGCTGCAACCGTTACTGTTCGCGCCGTCCCGTCGAGCGCTGGGGGCGCGTTTGGCCCAGCGTTTCGGGTCGAAGCCGTTCCGTTTGCTTGACGTAGGCTGTGGAACCGGCCAGTTCGTCGCTGAGGTGCGCGACCGCTTCCCTCACGCCGAGGTGGTGGCGCTCGATCTGGTCCGGGGGATGCTGGAACGTGGTCGGGAGCGTTGGGAACGGATCGGCGATCGGGTCCGACCTGTCCAGGGCGACGGCGAGCGTCTGCCGTTCGTGGACCAGACCTTCGATGTGATCACCTGCGCCAACAGCTTCCACCACTACCCCCATCAGGATCAGGCGATTCGGGAAATGCAGCGGGTGTTGAAGCCGGGGGGCCGTCTCATCTTGCTCGACGGCTACCGCGACGCCCCCTGGGGTTGGTTCATTTACGACGTGTGTGTGACGGCGGTGGAGGGCGCGGTTCTCCATTGCTCACGCAAGCGGATGCGTCACCTTTACCACCAGGCTGGGTTAGAAATGATCGAGCAGCGAATTCATCGTGGTCCCGCCCCATTTTTGGTCAGCGAGGGCCGCCGTCCGGTTTCGGCGATCCCTGCTCCCCACACCGCCAACGCGGCTCGTGCCACCGCCGAAAGTCAAGCGCGTAACCGGGTTTAA
- a CDS encoding tetratricopeptide repeat protein, with amino-acid sequence MTLVSGLNEAIERITRGDWDGAETLLNALRRQTPNDPNICHLLGVVILQKGDAAGAVPWLTHAHSHRPDHPAYRLNLAVALGRLGRFGEVVALMEEGLQGQPQCVEFWVALGNALQDAGLLPRAIDAFTHAHALRPDDPLIAYNLGNAWLRRGRHDRAEACYRASLDLNPDQPLAWCNLGTALQEQGQFEAALAAFTEAIDRAPDYADARYNLGNALQELGRHVEAETAYRRALELRPDFLEARVNLGNALMAQAREAEAEALHAETLQTRPDSAEAHNGLALSRFNRGWYEGVVEHYRAALRLRPDFPEAHKNLALALLTLGEWEEGFEHYEWRFRCRDLGDPGLPGPRWEGANDPDCTLLVYAEQGAGDAIQFLRYLPLALERVGRVVLAAPARLNRLLRGLASDAPSWNPDRVQVVPIEQPLPRFDAHVPLLSLPRVFQTRPDRVPAPIPYLRAEPELIARWSPRVRGIEGLKLGIAWKGAPGYPLDRHRSLPLAAFGELARLDAVRLIALQQGPGRDQLADLGGRFEVIDLGAELDLEGDAFVETAAVVTQLDAVVSCDSALGHLAGALGKPVWLALPRAQDWRWLLDRADTPWYPHHRLIRQRVPGEWRSVFQAIAREVADHFGLEKSDVSARDGARTSRRTSQHVP; translated from the coding sequence ATGACCCTGGTTTCCGGTCTCAACGAGGCGATCGAACGGATCACGCGGGGCGATTGGGACGGAGCGGAGACCCTCCTGAACGCTCTGCGCCGCCAGACCCCGAACGATCCCAACATATGCCATCTTCTCGGGGTCGTCATCCTCCAAAAAGGGGACGCGGCCGGCGCGGTTCCCTGGTTGACGCATGCCCATTCCCATCGTCCCGACCATCCTGCCTATCGTCTCAACCTGGCTGTGGCTCTCGGACGGTTGGGACGCTTTGGCGAAGTCGTCGCGCTAATGGAGGAGGGTCTTCAGGGGCAACCGCAATGCGTCGAGTTTTGGGTGGCGTTGGGCAACGCCCTTCAAGACGCCGGACTGCTTCCCCGCGCCATCGACGCCTTCACCCACGCGCACGCCTTGCGTCCCGACGATCCGTTGATTGCCTACAACCTGGGCAACGCCTGGCTGCGCCGAGGGCGGCACGATCGGGCTGAGGCATGCTACCGCGCCTCGCTCGACCTCAACCCCGACCAACCGCTGGCCTGGTGCAACCTCGGCACCGCGCTTCAAGAGCAAGGCCAATTCGAGGCGGCCCTGGCCGCCTTCACCGAGGCGATCGACCGCGCCCCCGACTACGCCGACGCCCGCTACAACCTGGGCAACGCGCTTCAGGAGCTGGGACGCCACGTCGAGGCCGAAACCGCCTACCGTCGGGCTTTGGAACTCCGTCCCGACTTCCTTGAGGCACGTGTCAACCTCGGCAACGCCCTGATGGCTCAGGCCCGCGAGGCCGAGGCTGAAGCGCTCCACGCCGAAACTCTCCAAACCCGGCCCGACTCAGCCGAAGCCCACAACGGCCTGGCCCTTTCCCGCTTCAACCGAGGCTGGTATGAAGGCGTCGTCGAACATTACCGCGCTGCCCTTCGACTTCGCCCCGACTTCCCGGAAGCCCACAAGAACCTCGCGCTCGCGCTTTTGACCTTGGGGGAATGGGAAGAGGGGTTCGAGCATTACGAATGGCGGTTCCGTTGCCGAGACCTTGGCGACCCCGGCCTGCCTGGTCCCCGCTGGGAAGGTGCAAACGATCCCGATTGCACTCTGCTGGTCTATGCCGAACAGGGGGCGGGCGACGCCATCCAGTTCCTCCGCTACCTTCCTTTGGCGCTGGAGCGCGTGGGCCGGGTAGTTCTGGCCGCGCCCGCCCGGCTCAATCGCTTGTTGCGGGGATTGGCGAGCGACGCGCCGAGTTGGAACCCCGACCGGGTTCAGGTGGTGCCGATCGAACAACCCTTGCCCCGTTTCGACGCTCATGTGCCGCTTCTGAGCCTGCCCCGGGTGTTCCAAACCCGTCCCGACCGTGTACCTGCTCCGATTCCTTACCTTCGAGCCGAACCGGAACTGATCGCCCGCTGGTCGCCGCGGGTTCGCGGGATTGAGGGCCTTAAGCTCGGGATTGCTTGGAAGGGCGCGCCTGGCTATCCGCTGGATCGTCACCGCTCGTTACCGTTGGCCGCGTTCGGCGAACTCGCCCGCTTGGACGCCGTCCGATTGATTGCGCTGCAACAGGGACCAGGACGCGACCAACTCGCCGACCTCGGCGGTCGCTTCGAGGTGATCGACTTGGGGGCCGAACTCGACCTGGAGGGAGACGCCTTCGTGGAAACTGCCGCCGTGGTGACGCAACTCGACGCGGTTGTCTCGTGCGACTCGGCCCTGGGACATTTGGCCGGAGCGCTGGGCAAACCAGTCTGGCTGGCGCTGCCCCGAGCACAGGATTGGCGTTGGCTGCTCGATCGCGCCGATACACCGTGGTATCCCCATCATCGTTTGATTCGTCAGCGTGTTCCCGGCGAGTGGCGAAGCGTGTTTCAAGCCATCGCCCGCGAGGTGGCCGACCACTTCGGCCTGGAGAAGTCGGACGTTTCAGCGCGTGACGGTGCCCGAACGTCTCGACGAACTTCCCAACACGTCCCATGA